One part of the Malus sylvestris chromosome 2, drMalSylv7.2, whole genome shotgun sequence genome encodes these proteins:
- the LOC126585805 gene encoding pectinesterase 2 produces the protein MAIRFYSTLYLVICLSPLIIFGYSPNDVKTWCSQTPHPHPCESFLSHNPNNIPIKGKSQFFKISTQLALDRAILAHTNLYSLGSKCQNAHEKAAWADCLELYDYTIQKLNKSIDPVTNGATQNDAQSWLSTALTNLETCLAGFVDLAVSNNQLMPSNNVSNLISNTLSINKVPYTSQPEYKQGFPTWVKPGDRKLLQSSSPKADIVVAKDGSGNYKTINEAISAASKRKGSGRYVIYVKAGSYKENVQIKLNNIMLLGDGIGKTIITGSKSVGGGTTTFNSATVAVVGDGFIAQGITFENTAGLTSGQAVALRSGSDLSVFYKCSFEGNQDTLYVHSERQFYRECDIYGTVDFIFGNAAVVIQNSNIYVHNHKTNTVTAQGRTDPNQNTGISIHNCKVTAASDLKPVQSSVKTYLGRPWKQYSRTVFMKTYLDSLINPAGWMEWSGDFALKTLYYGEYMNTGPGASTKNRVSWAGYHVITSASEASEFSVGNFIAGGSWLPATNVPFTSGL, from the exons ATGGCAATTCGATTTTACTCGACACTTTATTTGGTGATTTGTCTCTCTCCATTAATCATTTTTGGTTACTCTCCCAATGATGTGAAAACATGGTGTAGCCAAACCCCTCACCCACACCCATGCGAGAGTTTTCTAAGCCATAACCCAAATAATATCCCCATCAAAGGTAAGTCCCAATTCTTCAAGATATCAACCCAACTAGCCCTAGACCGTGCCATACTTGCTCACACCAACTTGTATTCACTTGGCTCAAAGTGCCAAAATGCACATGAAAAAGCTGCATGGGCTGACTGCCTTGAGCTTTATGACTACACAATCCAAAAGCTCAACAAATCCATAGATCCCGTCACCAATGGCGCTACTCAAAACGACGCTCAATCTTGGCTCAGCACAGCTCTCACGAACCTTGAGACATGTCTAGCAGGGTTTGTAGACCTCGCTGTCTCGAATAATCAGCTCATGCCATCTAATAATGTTTCTAATTTGATTAGCAACACTTTGTCCATTAACAAAGTACCGTACACCTCTCAGCCAGAATATAAACAAGGCTTTCCAACTTGGGTGAAGCCCGGGGATCGGAAGCTCTTGCAGTCGTCTTCTCCTAAGGCAGATATTGTGGTGGCAAAAGACGGTTCAGGGAATTACAAGACCATAAATGAGGCAATATCTGcagcttcaaagagaaaagggagcgGGAGGTATGTGATATATGTGAAGGCAGGGAGCTACAAGGAAAATGTTCAGATAAAGTTGAATAATATCATGTTGTTGGGAGATGGCATAGGAAAGACAATCATTACAGGAAGCAAAAGTGTTGGCGGGGGTACTACAACCTTCAATTCAGCTACAGTTG CTGTGGTCGGAGATGGGTTTATTGCCCAAGGCATAACATTCGAAAACACTGCCGGTCTAACAAGTGGGCAAGCCGTGGCACTCCGGTCCGGTTCAGATCTATCTGTGTTTTACAAGTGTAGCTTTGAGGGGAACCAAGACACCCTCTATGTGCACTCTGAAAGGCAATTCTATAGAGAATGTGACATCTATGGAACTGTTGACTTTATTTTTGGCAACGCTGCCGTGGTTATTCAAAATAGTAACATTTATGTTCACAACCACAAAACCAACACAGTTACAGCCCAGGGCCGAACCGACCCAAATCAGAACACAGGAATTTCCATTCATAATTGTAAGGTTACAGCTGCTTCGGACTTAAAACCGGTTCAAAGTTCAGTTAAAACATACCTAGGGAGGCCGTGGAAGCAATATTCTCGAACGGTGTTTATGAAGACATACCTTGATAGCTTAATTAACCCAGCAGGTTGGATGGAATGGAGTGGCGATTTTGCCTTGAAGACTTTGTATTATGGTGAATACATGAACACTGGCCCTGGTGCATCCACTAAAAATAGGGTTAGTTGGGCAGGTTACCATGTGATTACTAGTGCCTCGGAGGCTTCCGAATTCAGTGTTGGGAACTTCATTGCTGGTGGTTCTTGGTTGCCAGCCACCAATGTGCCTTTCACCTCTGGTCTATGA